In Marinilactibacillus sp. Marseille-P9653, the sequence ATCTAAAGTGGAATAATAATTTCTTCTTGATCATCCGGTTCCTCACCAGGTGATTTTGATTGAATTTCAATAATCAATTTGTGCGGGAGCACCACAACGGTTTCTCCTGGGCGACTGATCCAGCCTTTTCTTACACCCAACTGATCTGGACTATTGTCTTCTTTATTCCGAATTCTGGTTCCTTCTACCTCGACAATATTGTACTGATCATCAGATGGATAGAACGTCATCAGTTCGTGAGGTGTTTCCTCGGACAATTCTACGCTATACACTTCTTCTCCAGCAATCTTAACTGTAGCAATTGTTTTGGCACCTTCATCGATTGTACTTAGATGAACCCCATAGACAATATGCGGAATGAACGATGCGATAAACAAGCAGACAATAATAACGGCATCTAGTGGTTTCATTTTGCTTAAATGAAACCTGATCTTCTCCATCACTTCATTCATCCTTTCTATCCTGTGGATCTATGTAAACATCAAAAACACTAGACGCCGTAAATCTTCAAGAGATTTACGGATTAAAAGTCTAGTGTTTCATCATGCACGATTAGTTTATTTTTTAAATTTTTTCTCGAATAACGGGCTAACTGATTTATTTTCATGGATACGTTTGATTGCGTGCCCCATCAGCTCGCCAACACTTACTTGAGCAATTTTTTCAATTTTTTGTTCTTCCGGCAA encodes:
- a CDS encoding NusG domain II-containing protein is translated as MEKIRFHLSKMKPLDAVIIVCLFIASFIPHIVYGVHLSTIDEGAKTIATVKIAGEEVYSVELSEETPHELMTFYPSDDQYNIVEVEGTRIRNKEDNSPDQLGVRKGWISRPGETVVVLPHKLIIEIQSKSPGEEPDDQEEIIIPL